The genome window CTTGATCCAATGCCCCTGCTACTAACGGGATTTTCTTTTCCTTTACGACTTTACCAACTATTGCTGCAGCCGATGCAAAAGTATTATCGGTTGGCACGTAAATCCCATCGGTTGACCCCGCCAACGTTTCAGTAACTTGTTGAACATCATTAGTCGTATTAGCGGTTTTAATCAAGACCTTGACGCCAGCTTTTTTGAGAAGTTTCTCCGCCTGATCGGCTTGGATTTTTGAATTAGCCTCACCTGCGTTATACATTAGTCCAATTGTTTTGGCGTTGGGAACAATGGATAAAAGTAAAGCAATTTGTTGCTCAATCGGTCCCATATCAGTAGTTCCGGTAATATTGCCGCCTGGCTTCTCGTTTGATTTGACCAATTTAGCTGCTTTCAAATCTGTGACTGCCGTTACGACTGTTGGGATCGTAGTTGTGGTATTAGCTAAACTTTGCGCTGCCGGAGTTGCGATTCCAAGCAGCAAGTCTGACTTGTCATTGACCAACTTCTCACTCATACTTTTCAAGTTATCTTGACTATTTTGAGCGTTTTGATAATTAATTTTGAGATTCTTACCTTCGGTATAGCCGCTCTCTTTTAAGCCCTCTATAAAGCCATCGTAGGCCTTATCAAGTGACGGATGCTGCACTACCTGCAAAACTCCGACCTGCTTAACCTTTGAGTCACCTGAATTGCCTTTATTTGCGCAACCACTCAATAATAACGCTCCTGCGATACTTAGTCCGACCAATGCTTTATTTACTTTCATCATTCTCCTCCAT of Xylocopilactobacillus apicola contains these proteins:
- a CDS encoding ABC transporter substrate-binding protein, giving the protein MKVNKALVGLSIAGALLLSGCANKGNSGDSKVKQVGVLQVVQHPSLDKAYDGFIEGLKESGYTEGKNLKINYQNAQNSQDNLKSMSEKLVNDKSDLLLGIATPAAQSLANTTTTIPTVVTAVTDLKAAKLVKSNEKPGGNITGTTDMGPIEQQIALLLSIVPNAKTIGLMYNAGEANSKIQADQAEKLLKKAGVKVLIKTANTTNDVQQVTETLAGSTDGIYVPTDNTFASAAAIVGKVVKEKKIPLVAGALDQVKTGGLATVGIDYKALGVQTGKMAAKILDGKAKPAEMAVENPKELQLYINKDMAKALGIDPTKIKQPK